In Paracoccus jeotgali, the following are encoded in one genomic region:
- a CDS encoding ABC transporter ATP-binding protein: protein MGAIIEVDHLSKTYDKGPRALDDVSLTIDEGEIVALLGPNGAGKTTLISIICGLVVPSSGTVRVGGHDILTDWRAARRLIGLVPQEIALEPFESVINTVRFTRGLYGARPDDAYLEKLLRSLALWEKRDAPTRALSGGMKRRVLIAKALSHRPRVLFLDEPTAGVDVALRREMWQVVDQLRRDGVTIILTTHYLEEAEEMADRIGVIDGGKLLLMKPTAELMGDFGKKHLTIYLHEPLTDCPPELLERGLTPSRDGLQLGYDYDTRADRTGIANLLADLAVRGIQVRDVSTKQSTLEEVFMSLVDNGSGPDGSAAPDRNSAGETA from the coding sequence ATGGGCGCGATCATCGAGGTCGACCACCTCAGCAAGACCTATGACAAGGGACCGCGCGCGCTGGACGACGTGTCGCTGACCATCGACGAGGGCGAGATCGTCGCCTTGCTTGGCCCGAACGGGGCGGGCAAGACGACGCTGATCTCGATCATCTGCGGGCTGGTGGTGCCTAGCAGCGGCACGGTCCGCGTCGGCGGGCACGATATCCTGACCGACTGGCGCGCCGCACGGCGGCTGATCGGGCTGGTCCCGCAGGAAATCGCGCTGGAACCCTTCGAATCGGTCATCAACACGGTGCGCTTTACCCGCGGCCTTTACGGGGCGCGGCCGGACGACGCCTATCTGGAAAAGCTGCTGCGCAGTCTGGCGCTGTGGGAGAAACGCGACGCGCCGACCCGCGCGCTGTCAGGGGGCATGAAGCGGCGCGTGCTGATCGCCAAGGCGCTGTCGCATCGCCCGCGCGTGCTGTTTCTGGACGAACCCACCGCCGGCGTCGACGTCGCCCTGCGCCGCGAGATGTGGCAGGTGGTCGATCAGCTGCGCCGCGACGGCGTGACCATCATCCTGACCACGCATTATCTGGAAGAGGCCGAGGAAATGGCCGACCGCATCGGCGTCATCGACGGCGGCAAGCTGCTGCTGATGAAGCCCACGGCCGAGCTGATGGGCGATTTCGGCAAGAAACACCTGACCATCTATCTGCACGAGCCGCTGACCGATTGCCCGCCCGAACTGCTGGAACGCGGGCTGACCCCCAGCCGGGACGGGCTGCAGCTGGGCTATGACTATGACACCCGCGCCGATCGGACCGGCATCGCCAATCTGCTGGCCGACCTGGCGGTGCGCGGGATTCAGGTGCGCGACGTCTCGACCAAGCAATCGACGCTGGAAGAGGTCTTCATGTCGCTGGTCGACAATGGCAGCGGGCCTGACGGCAGCGCCGCCCCGGACCGCAACAGCGCAGGAGAGACGGCATGA
- a CDS encoding ABC transporter permease, giving the protein MNWGAIRAIYAHEMQRFFRTIWQSIASPVLSTVLYFVVFGAAIGGRIQSVEGVAYGAFIVPGLMMLTLLQQSVSNASFGIYFPKFSGTIYEYLVAPAGWIEVTAGFVGAAASKAILISLIILLTSFWFVGAQISHPIWMLAFLVLTAFAFSLLGFILGLWAKNFEQLQIVPMMVITPLVFLGGAFYSASMLPPFWESVAKLNPVLYLISGFRWAFFDMADVPVGLSLFAVALMIVVCMGAIAWIFRTGWRLRD; this is encoded by the coding sequence ATGAACTGGGGTGCGATCCGCGCGATCTACGCGCATGAGATGCAGCGGTTCTTCCGCACCATCTGGCAATCCATCGCCTCGCCGGTGCTGTCGACGGTGCTGTATTTCGTGGTCTTCGGCGCCGCCATCGGCGGGCGTATCCAGTCGGTCGAGGGGGTCGCCTATGGCGCCTTCATCGTGCCCGGACTGATGATGCTGACGCTGCTGCAGCAATCGGTGTCGAACGCGTCCTTCGGGATCTATTTCCCGAAATTCTCGGGCACGATCTATGAGTACCTCGTTGCGCCGGCCGGCTGGATCGAGGTCACGGCGGGCTTTGTCGGCGCGGCGGCGTCCAAGGCGATCCTGATCTCGCTGATCATCCTGCTGACCAGCTTCTGGTTCGTCGGCGCGCAGATCAGCCACCCGATCTGGATGCTGGCCTTTCTGGTGCTGACGGCCTTTGCCTTCTCGCTGCTGGGCTTTATCCTTGGGCTTTGGGCCAAGAATTTCGAGCAGTTGCAGATCGTGCCGATGATGGTGATCACGCCGCTGGTGTTTCTGGGGGGCGCGTTCTACTCGGCCTCGATGCTGCCGCCGTTCTGGGAAAGCGTGGCCAAGCTGAACCCGGTCCTCTACCTGATCTCGGGCTTTCGCTGGGCGTTTTTCGACATGGCCGATGTGCCGGTCGGGCTGTCGCTGTTCGCGGTGGCGCTGATGATCGTGGTCTGCATGGGCGCGATCGCCTGGATCTTTCGCACCGGCTGGCGGCTGCGCGACTGA
- the rimO gene encoding 30S ribosomal protein S12 methylthiotransferase RimO → MSQNPPLIRPDLARASIPADPRRAGQPTIGMVSLGCPKALVDSERILTRLRAEGYAISPDYAGADAVIVNTCGFLDSAKAESLDAIGEALTENGRVIVTGCLGAEPDYITGAHPKVLAVTGPHQYEQVLDAVHLAVPPSPDPFVDLLPASGVKLTPRHYSYLKISEGCNHHCRFCIIPDMRGRLVSRPAHAILREAERLVEAGVRELLVISQDTSAYGVDLKHAEARGHRAHITDLARDLGRLGAWVRLHYVYPYPHVRDLIPLMGEGLVLPYLDIPFQHAHPDTLKRMARPAAAARTLDEIAAWRQSCPDITLRSTFIVGYPGETEAEFQTLLDWLDEAQLDRVGCFQYENVAGARANDLPGHVAPEVKQDRFDRFMQKAQAISEAKLQAKLGTRQQVIVDHVDAEGATCRTKADAPEIDGNLFIDQGFEELSPGDIVTVTVDEAGEYDLWGHL, encoded by the coding sequence ATGAGCCAGAACCCGCCCCTGATCCGCCCCGATCTGGCCCGCGCCAGCATCCCCGCCGACCCGCGCCGCGCGGGACAGCCCACCATCGGCATGGTCAGCCTCGGCTGCCCCAAGGCGCTGGTCGACAGCGAACGCATCCTGACCCGCCTGCGGGCCGAGGGCTATGCGATCAGCCCCGACTATGCCGGGGCCGACGCGGTGATCGTCAACACCTGCGGGTTTCTGGACAGCGCCAAGGCCGAATCGCTGGATGCCATCGGCGAGGCCCTGACCGAGAATGGCCGCGTCATCGTCACCGGCTGTTTGGGGGCCGAACCCGACTATATCACCGGCGCACATCCCAAGGTGCTGGCCGTGACCGGGCCGCATCAATACGAGCAGGTTCTGGACGCCGTCCACCTTGCCGTGCCGCCCAGTCCCGATCCCTTCGTGGACCTGCTGCCGGCCAGCGGGGTCAAGCTGACGCCGCGCCATTACAGCTATCTGAAGATCTCGGAAGGCTGCAATCACCATTGCCGCTTCTGCATCATCCCCGACATGCGCGGCCGTCTGGTCAGCCGCCCCGCCCATGCGATCCTGCGCGAGGCCGAACGGCTGGTCGAGGCCGGGGTCCGCGAACTGCTGGTTATTTCGCAGGACACCTCGGCCTACGGCGTCGATCTGAAACATGCCGAGGCGCGTGGCCACCGCGCCCATATCACCGATCTCGCCCGCGATCTGGGCCGCCTCGGCGCCTGGGTCCGGCTGCATTACGTCTATCCCTATCCCCATGTGCGCGACCTGATCCCGCTAATGGGCGAGGGGCTGGTGCTGCCCTATCTGGACATCCCCTTTCAGCACGCCCATCCCGACACGCTCAAGCGCATGGCCCGGCCCGCCGCCGCCGCCCGGACGCTGGACGAGATCGCGGCTTGGCGCCAAAGCTGCCCCGACATCACCCTGCGCTCGACCTTCATCGTCGGCTATCCGGGCGAGACCGAGGCAGAGTTCCAGACCCTTCTCGACTGGCTGGACGAGGCGCAACTGGATCGCGTCGGCTGCTTTCAATACGAAAACGTCGCCGGGGCGCGCGCCAACGATCTGCCCGGCCATGTCGCGCCCGAGGTCAAGCAGGACCGCTTCGACCGCTTCATGCAGAAGGCGCAGGCCATATCCGAGGCCAAGCTGCAGGCCAAGCTGGGCACCCGGCAGCAGGTCATCGTCGATCATGTCGATGCCGAGGGCGCGACCTGCCGCACCAAGGCCGATGCCCCCGAGATCGACGGTAACCTGTTCATCGATCAGGGCTTTGAGGAACTCTCGCCCGGCGATATCGTGACCGTGACCGTGGATGAGGCGGGCGAGTACGATCTGTGGGGACATCTTTGA
- a CDS encoding sulfotransferase family protein: protein MTRQWDASGKPRKPRVLCIGAQKAGTSWLHEQLNSHPAIWTTPFKEVHYFNARHRPGDRKWMPWHFRQAIRATELRFDARKQQMPDDLVRYLLDMTQEPMFTPAWYRRAFAPAPRRCLPLDTTPEYSTLPPEGVAEVAAFLPRARFIYLIRDPVSRAISQLRMNLSRRRKLPRTQAGYLAHLDDPDLADRGDYATYVPRWRAHFGPDRLLFLPYGRIATDPLGLMREVEAFLGLSAHDYPRLRAQIHRGASAPAFPDAGREILRARFAAQYDFLAANFDAEFNAALDAPPGPRAAAPKTRAAAPSAPDETAGWAQEWRAQKPSVIGIGAQKSGTTWLHGALSQHPGLFSPPMKEAHYFDHLFCPENRGWTPGHVAGAARSILARHDRAGREPSAAMMRWLDRLTGQELFTDDWYQSLFAPAPPGTRPLDITPAYSGLPPKGVNHVASYLPEAQFIYLIRDPVDRAISQLRMNLTRANRLPADEAGWLRAANDKVLAARGDYASYVPRWQARFGPDRLLILPYGLIAADPAGLMRRIEGFLGLPPHRYTGLDRRVFAARGAEVPDSLRDVLAERFAPQYAFLASHFDAAFNAALR from the coding sequence TTGACGCGACAATGGGACGCCTCGGGCAAGCCGCGAAAACCGCGTGTCCTGTGCATCGGCGCCCAGAAGGCCGGAACAAGCTGGCTGCATGAACAGCTGAACAGCCACCCCGCGATCTGGACCACCCCGTTCAAAGAGGTCCATTATTTCAACGCCCGCCACCGCCCCGGCGACCGCAAATGGATGCCCTGGCATTTCCGGCAGGCGATCCGCGCCACCGAACTGCGTTTCGACGCCCGCAAGCAGCAGATGCCGGACGATCTGGTGCGCTATCTGCTCGACATGACGCAAGAGCCGATGTTCACGCCCGCCTGGTATCGTCGCGCCTTCGCCCCCGCGCCGCGCCGCTGCCTGCCGCTGGACACGACGCCCGAATATTCGACCCTGCCGCCGGAAGGCGTGGCGGAGGTCGCGGCGTTTCTGCCCCGCGCCCGCTTCATCTATCTGATCCGCGACCCGGTCAGCCGGGCGATTTCGCAGCTGCGGATGAACCTGTCGCGCCGGCGCAAGCTGCCGCGCACGCAGGCTGGCTATCTGGCGCATCTGGACGACCCCGATCTGGCCGACCGCGGCGATTACGCGACCTATGTGCCGCGCTGGCGGGCGCATTTCGGGCCGGACCGGCTGCTGTTCCTGCCCTATGGCCGCATCGCCACCGACCCCTTGGGCCTGATGCGCGAGGTCGAGGCGTTTCTGGGCCTGTCCGCGCATGACTATCCGCGCCTTCGCGCCCAGATCCACCGCGGCGCGTCCGCCCCCGCCTTTCCCGATGCCGGGCGCGAGATCCTGCGGGCGCGCTTTGCCGCGCAATATGATTTCCTCGCCGCCAATTTTGATGCCGAGTTCAACGCCGCCCTCGACGCGCCGCCCGGCCCACGCGCTGCGGCGCCCAAGACCCGCGCCGCTGCCCCATCCGCACCCGATGAAACCGCCGGTTGGGCGCAAGAGTGGCGGGCGCAAAAGCCCTCGGTCATCGGGATCGGGGCGCAGAAATCCGGCACCACCTGGCTGCATGGCGCGCTGTCCCAGCATCCGGGCCTGTTCAGCCCGCCGATGAAAGAGGCGCATTATTTCGACCACCTCTTCTGCCCCGAAAACCGGGGCTGGACGCCCGGCCATGTCGCGGGCGCGGCGCGCTCGATCCTGGCGCGGCACGACCGCGCGGGGCGCGAGCCATCTGCGGCGATGATGCGCTGGCTGGACCGGCTGACCGGGCAAGAGCTGTTCACCGATGACTGGTATCAGTCGCTGTTCGCGCCCGCGCCGCCGGGCACGCGCCCGCTGGACATCACGCCCGCCTATTCCGGCCTGCCGCCCAAGGGTGTGAACCACGTCGCCAGCTATCTGCCCGAGGCGCAGTTCATCTATCTGATCCGCGATCCCGTGGACCGCGCCATCTCGCAGTTGCGGATGAACCTGACACGCGCCAACCGCCTGCCGGCGGACGAGGCCGGCTGGCTGCGGGCCGCCAATGACAAGGTTCTGGCGGCGCGCGGCGATTACGCCAGCTATGTGCCGCGCTGGCAGGCACGCTTTGGCCCCGACCGGCTGCTGATCCTGCCCTACGGCCTGATCGCCGCCGATCCCGCCGGCCTGATGCGCCGGATCGAGGGCTTTCTGGGCCTGCCGCCGCACCGCTATACCGGGCTGGACCGCCGCGTCTTTGCCGCCCGGGGCGCAGAGGTGCCCGACAGCCTGCGCGACGTGCTGGCGGAACGCTTTGCGCCGCAATACGCCTTTCTGGCCAGCCATTTCGACGCCGCTTTCAACGCCGCGCTGCGCTAG
- the ettA gene encoding energy-dependent translational throttle protein EttA → MANYEFVYHMDGVSKTYPGGKKVFENIRLNFLPGVKIGVVGVNGAGKSTLLKIMAGMDKDFSGEAWAAKGAKVGYLPQEPQLDSSLNVRENVMLGVAEKKAKLDRYNELAMNYSDETADEMAALQDEIDAGNLWDLDSQIDVAMEALRCPPDDADVDTLSGGERRRVALCKLLLEAPDMLLLDEPTNHLDAETIAWLQKHLIEYPGTILVVTHDRYFLDDITGWILELDRGRGIPYEGNYSSWLEQKAKRLSQEAREDKARQKQLERELDWIRAGAKARQAKQKARINAYNEMAGKSEREKLARAQIIIPNGERLGGKVIEVEGLRKAMGDKLLIEDLSFSLPPGAVVGVIGPNGAGKSTLFRMLTGQETPDAGQITYGDTVQLSYVDQSRDALGADKTVWEEISGGAEQIELGDVQINSRAYVSAFNFKGGDQQKKVGQLSGGERNRVHMAKLLKEGGNVLLLDEPTNDLDVETLQALEAALDDFAGCAVIISHDRFFLDRLCTHILAFEGEAHVEWFEGNFEDYEADKIRRLGQDAAEPKRVKYKKFTR, encoded by the coding sequence ATGGCAAATTACGAATTCGTCTATCACATGGACGGTGTGTCCAAGACCTATCCCGGCGGCAAGAAGGTGTTCGAGAACATCCGCCTGAACTTTCTTCCCGGCGTGAAGATCGGCGTGGTGGGCGTCAACGGCGCGGGGAAATCCACGCTGCTCAAGATCATGGCGGGGATGGACAAGGATTTCTCCGGCGAGGCCTGGGCCGCCAAGGGCGCCAAGGTCGGCTATCTGCCGCAGGAACCGCAGCTCGATTCCTCGCTGAACGTGCGCGAGAACGTCATGCTAGGCGTGGCCGAGAAAAAGGCCAAGCTGGATCGCTATAACGAACTGGCGATGAACTACTCGGACGAGACCGCCGACGAGATGGCGGCGCTGCAGGACGAGATCGACGCCGGCAACCTGTGGGATCTGGACAGCCAGATCGACGTCGCGATGGAGGCATTGCGCTGCCCGCCCGACGATGCCGATGTCGACACCCTGTCCGGGGGCGAGCGTCGCCGGGTCGCGCTGTGCAAGCTGCTGCTCGAAGCGCCCGACATGCTGCTGCTGGACGAACCGACGAACCATCTGGACGCCGAAACCATCGCCTGGCTGCAAAAGCACCTGATCGAATATCCGGGCACGATCCTGGTCGTGACCCATGACCGCTATTTCCTTGACGACATCACCGGCTGGATTCTGGAACTCGATCGCGGGCGCGGCATCCCGTATGAGGGGAATTATTCAAGCTGGCTGGAACAGAAGGCCAAGCGCCTGTCGCAGGAAGCCCGCGAGGACAAGGCCCGTCAGAAGCAGCTGGAACGCGAACTCGACTGGATCCGCGCCGGTGCCAAGGCCCGTCAGGCCAAGCAGAAGGCCCGGATCAACGCCTATAACGAGATGGCCGGCAAGTCCGAGCGTGAAAAGCTGGCTCGCGCGCAGATCATCATTCCGAACGGCGAACGGCTGGGCGGCAAGGTGATCGAGGTCGAGGGCCTGCGCAAGGCGATGGGCGACAAGCTGCTGATCGAGGATCTGTCCTTTTCGCTGCCGCCGGGCGCGGTGGTGGGGGTGATCGGCCCGAACGGCGCCGGCAAATCGACGCTGTTCCGCATGCTGACCGGGCAGGAAACCCCGGATGCCGGCCAGATCACCTATGGCGACACGGTGCAGCTGTCCTATGTCGACCAGTCGCGCGACGCACTGGGCGCCGACAAGACCGTGTGGGAAGAGATCTCGGGCGGGGCCGAACAGATCGAACTGGGCGATGTGCAGATAAACAGCCGCGCCTATGTCTCGGCCTTCAACTTCAAGGGCGGGGACCAGCAGAAGAAGGTCGGCCAGCTTTCGGGCGGGGAACGCAACCGCGTCCACATGGCCAAGCTGCTGAAGGAAGGCGGCAACGTGCTGCTGCTGGACGAACCGACCAACGATCTGGACGTGGAAACCCTGCAGGCGCTGGAAGCCGCGCTGGACGATTTCGCCGGCTGCGCGGTCATCATCAGCCACGACCGGTTCTTCCTCGACCGGCTTTGCACCCATATCCTCGCCTTCGAGGGCGAGGCCCATGTCGAATGGTTCGAGGGCAACTTCGAGGATTACGAGGCCGACAAGATCCGCCGTCTGGGTCAGGACGCGGCCGAACCCAAGCGGGTGAAATACAAGAAATTCACCCGCTAA
- a CDS encoding DUF2254 domain-containing protein: MDLWDNGWALRLRDQMRKMWVRVVLGGLAGLVLALASRLIGPFLPNIPEINLASGSVDSLLSIIASSMLAVTTFSMSIIITAYGSAAQNATPRATRLLERDQTAQTAVAIFIGSFLFSIAGIIGLSAGLYPGDARVVLFAATLADIALIAWALLRWVSHLNDFGRMRDIIGRIEDATMPPARLFRERPALGAVPGRDVLPKGLPELRSNRAGHVRFIDMKTLQDCAEENRIRVEILRMPGKYVHRGEALLRLSAPVSHEMLVELRGAFTIRNSRSFDQDPLYGLIVLAEVASKSLSPAINDPGTAIEVLRAGTRVLEALHDPHPPEDEEAEDGKHGTRHDRVYAPPLSPAEVYATFFGPIARDGAGLVEVQEAVQDCLAAVALIGDPAAARVEAERARIRARSALSEEWELDRLASA, encoded by the coding sequence ATGGATCTATGGGACAATGGCTGGGCGCTGCGCCTGCGCGATCAGATGCGCAAGATGTGGGTCCGGGTCGTGCTGGGCGGGCTGGCCGGGCTGGTGCTGGCGCTGGCCTCGCGGCTGATCGGGCCGTTCCTGCCGAACATTCCGGAAATCAACCTCGCCTCCGGCTCGGTCGATTCGCTGCTCAGCATCATCGCCTCGTCGATGCTGGCGGTGACGACCTTCTCGATGTCGATCATCATCACGGCCTATGGATCGGCGGCGCAGAATGCGACGCCGCGCGCGACGCGGCTGCTGGAACGCGACCAGACCGCGCAGACGGCGGTGGCGATCTTCATCGGCTCGTTCCTGTTCAGCATCGCGGGCATCATCGGGCTGTCGGCGGGGCTGTATCCGGGCGATGCGCGGGTGGTGCTGTTTGCCGCGACCCTGGCCGATATCGCGCTGATCGCCTGGGCGCTGCTGCGCTGGGTCAGCCATCTGAACGATTTCGGCCGGATGCGGGACATCATCGGGCGGATCGAGGACGCGACCATGCCGCCCGCGCGGCTGTTTCGCGAACGCCCGGCGCTGGGTGCGGTGCCTGGCCGCGACGTGCTGCCCAAGGGGCTGCCGGAACTGCGGTCGAACCGCGCCGGGCATGTGCGTTTCATCGACATGAAGACGCTGCAGGACTGCGCCGAGGAAAACCGCATCCGGGTCGAGATCCTGCGGATGCCGGGCAAATATGTCCACCGGGGCGAGGCGCTGCTGCGGCTGTCGGCGCCGGTCAGCCATGAGATGCTGGTCGAACTGCGCGGGGCGTTCACGATCCGCAACTCGCGCAGCTTCGATCAGGACCCGCTATATGGGCTGATCGTGCTGGCCGAGGTGGCCAGCAAATCGCTGTCGCCCGCGATCAACGATCCGGGCACCGCGATCGAGGTCTTGCGCGCGGGGACACGTGTGCTCGAGGCGCTGCACGACCCGCACCCGCCCGAGGATGAAGAGGCCGAAGACGGCAAGCACGGCACGCGCCATGACCGGGTCTATGCGCCCCCCCTGTCGCCGGCCGAGGTCTATGCGACCTTTTTCGGCCCCATCGCCCGCGACGGCGCCGGCCTGGTCGAGGTGCAAGAGGCGGTGCAGGATTGCCTGGCCGCAGTCGCCCTGATCGGCGACCCCGCCGCGGCCCGTGTCGAGGCCGAGCGCGCCCGCATCCGCGCCCGCAGCGCCCTGTCCGAGGAGTGGGAGCTGGACCGCCTCGCCAGTGCCTGA
- a CDS encoding outer membrane protein: MKHLLATAAAATMVAGSAFAGGYVAPVTEPEVIVAPAPIVSASDWTGFYAGAQYGTGSFDLDGDNFTNDRDMKGYGMHVGYLHDMGQFVLGAELDYNKLDIDDIDDKGDMTRLRARAGYDMGRFMPYVTLGAAKVSAEVDTLDISETAVSYGLGADFKVTDNFTVGAEYSKQDFSDISDIDGVDLDTDLIQLRAAYHF, encoded by the coding sequence ATGAAACATCTTCTCGCCACTGCCGCCGCCGCGACCATGGTCGCCGGTTCCGCCTTTGCCGGTGGTTATGTCGCCCCCGTCACCGAGCCCGAAGTCATCGTCGCGCCCGCGCCCATCGTCTCGGCCTCGGACTGGACCGGCTTCTATGCTGGTGCGCAGTACGGCACCGGTTCCTTCGATCTGGACGGTGACAACTTCACCAATGATCGCGACATGAAGGGCTATGGCATGCATGTCGGCTATCTGCACGACATGGGCCAGTTCGTCCTGGGTGCCGAACTCGACTATAACAAGCTCGACATCGATGACATCGACGACAAGGGCGACATGACCCGTCTGCGCGCGCGCGCCGGTTACGACATGGGCCGCTTCATGCCCTATGTCACGCTGGGCGCCGCCAAGGTCTCGGCCGAGGTCGACACGCTGGACATCTCCGAGACCGCCGTCTCGTACGGTCTGGGCGCTGATTTCAAGGTCACCGACAACTTCACCGTCGGCGCGGAATACAGCAAGCAGGACTTCAGCGACATCTCGGACATCGACGGCGTCGACCTCGACACCGACCTGATCCAGCTGCGCGCGGCCTATCACTTCTGA
- the nrdF gene encoding class 1b ribonucleoside-diphosphate reductase subunit beta, whose protein sequence is MKDSTHSARVVPAAVNWNRIQDDKDLEIWNRLTANFWLPEKVPLSNDIQSWSQLTPDEQRLTIRVFVGLTLLDTIQNTVGAPSLLPDAQTPHEEAVLTNIAFMEAVHARSYSSVFSTLCQTTEVDEAFRWSAENEQLQAKSRLILDEYDCASHPLRRKIASVFLESFLFYSGFYLPMYWSSRARLTNTADLIRLIIRDEAIHGYYIGYKYQRAVEKLPEAERAELKDFAFSLLYDLYEIETKYTENLYDPVGLTEDVKAFLHYNANKALQNLGYEALFPPEACKVSPAIMAALSPNSDENHDFFSGSGSSYVIGKAVATEDDDWDF, encoded by the coding sequence ATGAAAGATTCCACCCACAGCGCTCGCGTGGTCCCCGCCGCCGTCAACTGGAACCGGATTCAGGACGACAAGGATCTGGAGATTTGGAACCGGCTGACCGCCAATTTCTGGCTGCCGGAAAAGGTGCCGCTGTCGAACGACATTCAAAGCTGGTCGCAGCTGACGCCGGATGAACAGCGCCTGACGATCCGGGTCTTTGTCGGGCTGACGCTGCTCGACACGATCCAGAACACCGTCGGCGCGCCCTCGCTGCTGCCCGACGCGCAGACCCCGCACGAGGAAGCGGTGCTGACCAACATCGCCTTCATGGAGGCGGTGCACGCGCGCAGCTATTCCTCGGTCTTCTCGACGCTGTGCCAGACCACCGAGGTCGACGAGGCGTTCCGCTGGTCGGCCGAGAACGAGCAGCTTCAGGCCAAGTCCCGGCTGATCCTGGACGAATACGACTGCGCCTCGCACCCGCTGCGCCGCAAGATCGCCAGCGTGTTCCTGGAGAGCTTCCTGTTCTATTCCGGCTTCTACCTGCCGATGTACTGGTCGTCGCGGGCGCGGCTGACCAACACCGCCGACCTGATCCGCCTGATCATCCGGGACGAGGCGATCCACGGCTATTACATCGGCTATAAGTACCAGCGCGCGGTGGAAAAGCTGCCCGAGGCCGAGCGGGCCGAGCTGAAGGATTTCGCCTTCTCGCTGCTTTATGATCTGTACGAGATCGAGACGAAATACACCGAAAACCTGTATGATCCAGTGGGCCTGACCGAGGACGTCAAGGCGTTCCTGCATTACAACGCCAACAAGGCGCTGCAGAATCTCGGCTACGAGGCACTGTTCCCGCCCGAGGCCTGCAAGGTTTCGCCCGCGATCATGGCCGCGCTGTCGCCGAACTCGGACGAGAACCACGATTTCTTCTCGGGGTCCGGGTCCAGCTATGTGATCGGCAAGGCCGTCGCGACCGAGGATGACGACTGGGATTTCTAA